GTACCCGCTACTACTTTGAACATTTCTTTCTCCCTTCCGTTTTGCTTCCATTTTTGTATTTGGTCGATTGTGGAGCTTATCGATTTTTCTCCAGGTGTGCTGGGCGGTGCTCCAAGGAAGAGGCTGATCTGTGCTGGAGCTTCGCAGAGGAGTAATCTTCGCCTTAAATGAGTTAAAACCCTGCCCCCTTTTCGCTGATATGAATCTTGCTTTATGTATGCTTGTTGTCTTCTCTTGATCCATGTAGCTTGCAGTTGTCTTGTATTCTCCTCTgctattatttctaatttagcTGGTATGATGTAAATAAAGAATAATGTTATATATCTATTCCTTTGCATATCAGTGAGTCTGTGTTTTGTTTGGAATCTGCTAGATTTTGTGTTGCTCCTGATTCTCTTGTCTGTTATGGCCTGGTTGTTGCTCATTGAGGAATGATTTTACGAGTCCTTATTCTGAGTGTTGGGATTTGTGCTTTTTCTACATTTAGGATCCTTCTTTCCTTCAGTGGCAACTCATGGAACCTGAGATATTGATGCTCAGATTGTGATTCCATGGCTACATTAGCCAAAGAGTCTGCCAAATCATTACCTTCTCTGAAAATATGTGTGATTGTTGCACTGATCTGCTGCATAATTTCCCTAATCTCTTCCACCTTTTCTGCTAATTCCCATGGCACCCTCCAAGCTTTCTGAATGATCTTCTTGAGACTGAGTGAATCAGTCTCAATAATTACATTCTGAAATCGCCTACTCTTACACTCTCTCAGACCATAAAGTATGGCAATAGTTTCTGCTTCAATATTAGTAGCAATACCAATACCTTTTGCTAAAGCGTAAATAAGGTCTCCTCTAGTATCTCTTATACAAAATCCAATAGAACTCATACCAGGATTGCCTCTACTTGCCCCATCAGTGTTACACTTTACTTGGTGATCTTCAAGAGGTCTCCATGTGACACCTAAAACATGTATCTTTGGTTTGTATTGTGTGAGTCTGCAAATTACTTCCCTCCAAGACCATGTCATTTTTTTGATCCATGGAAATTGTGTCTTCACTAGCTGCCTGACCAATTCCATTATCATATCCATCATCCCTTCCCAGCTGTTGGCACTGCCATGTTTGATAGCATTTCTCCTTAACCATAAGCTCCACATGATAATTGTTGGCATTGCTCTGTATATGTTGTGCAGCTTAGGAGTTGACTCATCTTTCCACCAAGTGATTATTAATTGTTGTAAGTGCATTCCTTTTATGTTAATTCCTGCAAAATGAGCAAAATACCTCCATAGCCTATTGGCTATGGGGGCTGTTAGGAATAAATGAGACATTGTTTCCTCCTCCTTTCTGTCACAGCACCAACATCTGGACACTATATTgattttcatcttctttagaTTATCATCTGTGGCAATCCTCCTTTTCCAgaccctccatataaaaaaattaagcttAAATGGCAACCCCTTATGCCAGATTAGCTCAAAATCTCTTCTGGGTTCTTGTTTCCTTCTCATCATGTCCCATGCTGTCTTGACATTGAATCTTCCTTGAGTATTTGCCATCCACCAAGCCACATCATTGCCAGACTGTGATTTTGGAGGTGAAATGTTCTCCATTATATACTCAGTCATTTCAGTAGTGAGATGCTGCAATAACTTCACTTTGTCCCAGTCTGATTCTGTAATAAATTCCTTCACTTCCACCTCTTCTTCCTTAGCATTTTCCTCTATATGATATAAAGCACCTTGTTTAGTCCAATTATCAAACCAGAAACTAGAGTTACCAGCCTTAATCTGCCACCATATTTCATGCTCCACTTCTTCCCTTATTGCTATCATTTTCCTCCAAACATGGGAGGCCCCATATCCCTGAGCAATAATTGGATGCAATTTCTTACAATATTTGTTCCACATAAATGAAGCCCACAAAGAGTCAGTAGAAGTTCTAAACTTCCACCACAGTTTAGCAAAAAGAGCTTTTGAAACATCATGTAATGACCTCAATCCCAATCCTCCTTCCTTTTTGGGGTAGCATATATTGTGCCATGCAACCCAGTGCTTGTTCTTAGCTCCAGCTGTATTAGCCCAAAAAATTTTTGCAAAGATTCTATGTAGCTGTTTGATTACACCATCTGGTGGATTCATAGCCGAAAGAACATATATAGGCATTGACTGAAGAACATGAGCTATTAGGACATACCTTCCCCCAAAAGAGAGTAACCTGTTCTGCCAGGAACTTAATCTCTTTATCACCTTATTGATCAGCATCTCAAAGTGGGCATTTTTCTTCCTCCCATAGAAAATGGGGCAGCCAAGATAAGTGAAAGGAAATGAACCTTGTTTTATTCCtgtaattctttttatttgattacaTACTCCAAGTGGTACCTTTTCATGCATATAGACCAGACTCTTGTCTAAATTTACCATTTGTCCAGACACCTTTTCATAATCAATCAAtaccttcatcattttcttcattGAGTATGACTGACCTGAACAGAACAGTATAGTATCATCAGCATAACTCAAGTGATTGATCTCTTGGCTCCACTTTGGTAAACCAAAACCTTTGTACTTCTGATCCTTGTGTAGCTGGTTGAGACTCCTGGCCAATACCTCTGCTGTTATGATGAACAGAGTTGGAGAAAGTGGGTCCCCTTGTTTCAAACCTCTTGAGGATTGGAAGAATCCAAATGACTGGCCATTCACAATCACTGAGTACCAATTGTTTGTTAATAACCTTACCACCATGTCAATAATCCTTTCTGAAAATCCAAATTTTCTAAGCACCTTAGTGAGGAAGATCCATGACACTCTGTCATATGCCTTAGCCATGTCCAATTTCACCACCACATTGTGAAGCTTATTTCTTCTATTGATATCTCTAATGATTTCCTGTGCTAGGAGAACATTCTCAACAATGCTCCTCTCTTTCAAAAATCCTGCTTGATTCTGAGGGATAATGTTAGGAAGCACTTTCACTAACCTTTCATGCAGCAGTCTTGATATGATTTTGTTAATAAATGTGCTAAGACTAATAGGCCTCAAATCACCAAAATTATCAACCACCTCTTTTTTAGGGATAAGGACTAGGTTAGTATGAGTTATATACCTTGGAAGCTCCTGACCACAGAAAAAAGCTTTAACCATGTTGACAATGTCCCATTTAACAATATCCCAACAGCTTTGGAAAAATTGCCCTGAAAATCCATCTGGACCACTTGCACTATCTccatttaaagcaaaaaccacttCTTTAATTTCCTCCTCCGTAGGTACATTACCCATTTCTTCATTCTGTTCATCTGTAATCAGTTTTGGAATACTGTCCAGCATAGAGTAATCTGATGGTGCATTGGTGTCCATGAATTGTTCCTCAAACACATTCACTGCCTCTTCCCCAATATTCTGTGTGCTGGTAATAATATCCCCTTGTCTGGTCTTTATCTCTGAGATTTGCAACCTTCTTCTTCTACCCTTCACATAAGCATGAAAGAACTTAGTGTTTCTGTCACCTTCTTGAAACCATTTCATACCTGCCTTCTGCTTCCAATAATCTTCCTCAATGTGCagatatctttttaattttgctTCAGCCATCTTCAGTGCAGTTCTATTTTCTCCTGATTGGTTGATTTCCAGCTGAATTTCTTTGGTCTTGANTCTTCCAGTGTTGCAACCTGttggaaaatatttccaaaTGTGGTCTTGCTCCACTTGACCAAAGCTGATTTTACTCTTTTCAACTTGGTCTGTAGCACTGTGAAGGGGGAGCCTGTTGCCTCTATCTGCTATATTTCTTCCACAGTTTGAAGAAAGTTGTGATGTTTTGTCCAAAAGTTAAGGAACCTGAAAGGCTTGAACAAATGCTCATGAGAAGTGCTACAAGTAACATGTAAAGGGGCATGATCTGAACCTTCTCTGATCAAATGTTGTACTTCTGTATTTTGCAACTCATTTATGAACTCATTATTCACAAAGACTCTGTCTAGCCTTTTGAAAATACAGTCAGACTCTATCCTACCATTCCACCAAGTGTATCTGCTTCCTGAGaattttatttcattcaatGCACAAACACTAATACATTGAACAAAATCTTCCACTTCAAGTTGTGAGACTGGCAGACCTCCCAGCTTCTCTGATTCATCTGTTATAGTATTAAAGTCTCCCTCTACCATCCAAGGAACCTGTGTATCGTTAGCAATCCCTTCAAGGTCCTCCCACAATTCCAATCTTTCCAGGGCACTACATCTTGCATAAACTGCTGTAACTTTGATATAAGCATTGCTATCTCTATGTTTTAGGGAGATAGTAATTTGCTGCACTGTGTCAACACAATCTTGTTCTTCCCAATCCTCATCCCAGAACAACCAAATCTTAGAAGAACAGCTAACTTTGGCATGCTTTTTCCCAAGCCTTCTCCTGTACTTTTCCAACTCTGATGAACTTTGAAAAGGTTCTAGTAAAGCAATGTATGAGTATTGATGTTTGTTATTTAGGTTCAGTAATCTTTCAAAAGAATTTTGAGATTTTACTGACCTAATGTTCCAAAACATAATTTTACCAATCATTGATCAAGATATGTGAGCCTGACCTTTCTGCTTTTTGTGTTGACATAAGTCATGTCTAAAGTATTGTTCCTAGTTGCACCATATCTTCCTTTTAGTAACTCAATTTGCCTAGGGGATAAATCCCCTTCTCTCCCAATAGCATTTATGTTAGCAGCCATACCCCCTTCCTCCTCTGTATCCTGcttttcttgtatttcttgTGGTCTATGCTTGTATAACTTAGGACTAGGAAAAGCTGATGCATCCATCCCACTTAGAACATTTTCTTTGTCATTTATCCCTCCTTTGTCCATCAATGTATTGTGCCCCTGTTTCTCCTGTTGTACTGCTGTAACATTAGCAGTGCTGCCTGGTTCTATTTCAGCTAACGAAATGTTATGCTCAGAGTCGTTTATCTGATCCCCCTTTTGAGAATTGGAATTCAATGTCTCTCTGTCATTGTCTTTAGGCTTGTCCCAAATCTCATTCTGAGTGTGTGTCTCTTGCTTATCCACTAAGCCCTCCCCATAGTCCTCTTCATGTTCAAGTGAGGTATTCTCTAACGCccaaaatttgttgtttgtttctACTTCTGATTTTCTTCCTTGCTGTGATTTTGGATTCCATACTAGTTCTGGTTTTCTTCTTTGGTATTGAAAATGTCTGTTATTTCCAGTCCTCCTCCCCTGCTCTGTAAATTCTCTTTCTGCAATTTTATTATCCTTGCCCTCCATACCTCTGGCACAGTGTTCTTGATTTTTGCCTTTTGACCCTTTACCTTCCTCAAGTGTAACTCTAGTACCCTTGTCTTCCTTCATTTTCTGCTCCTTTTCTGTCTCCTGTTTTTGTTCCTCCTGTGTGAAAAGTTCTGGGTGTATTACGTAACAATCATCCTCATTATGCCCCTGGAGCTTGCAAGTCTTGCAATATTTTGGGATATAGTCATATTTGATAGCCACCCATTTGTCCATTACCTCCCCTGACTTTTTCCTTACCCCAATATTGATTCTTTTAGGGAATTCTCCCAAAAGATCCACCTCTACCTTTACCCTTGCACAACTTGGCCTTGTTTTGTTTTGAGTTGCCAGGTCTACCTGTAGAGGTCTTCCAACTGCTGCTGCCATAGAGAATATAGTGTCCTTACCAAAAAAATTTGGTGGCAATGCGGGAAAAGAGATCCACGCTATTGCTGTGGTTGTTTCCTCCTCTGGATTAAACAAAGGATCCCATTTCAAGGTTCTCATTGGATATGACCAATTGTTATGAGTAATATAGAATTGAGGTTTTGATAGCAGATTCACATAATCTTCTAACAATGAGGCCCTTATCAAAACGTATCTGCTACTCAAGAGTCCAATATTCACTTCCCCTCTCAAATCACATTGCTTCAGTATAAGCTTCCTCAATTTGTGAATGTCTGGCCATCCATATGAAAATTTCCCGATCACTGTATATTGTAAATCTTCATTAATGATCATCTGTTGTACTTCGTCCTCCTCCCATACTAGCTTCGGTTCTCCGTGAAGATAAGTCAAAGGTTTTATCCCTATGTTATGTTGCGTTGTTTTTGGTGCCATAAGTGTGTGTGCATATGATGTTTTGTTCCCCTCCGGTAATCCTTGTATCTGGCCAACCCCATCTGGCAGAGGATGGCCGGCGGCCATGAGAAAATGGCAGGCaaaatttagggtttttgatattatttgttgatttatatgtggtttctaattatttttattttgaacaatttataaattgcatatatattaaaactacaacttgcaatatttatgtataaatgtagatgatttattctattttactattgtttaccATCTTTTCGATTTTAAAGTAGATGGTCTATCTATTCTAAATTGGAAATTAACGTTTTTTAagtgattaatttattaagatgacaattatttaccgtcaaataattcaagtgagaaaatagcaaacatgagaacaaaattgttcttctcctaGGAAGTTGGAAGGccatagaaaaataatattgtccgaCAATTATCTACCTTGTTCCaattacataaaatagaaaatctcataataattcaagggtataattggaaagaagctTTATGTAAAGATCTAATCCAAAACAAGATGAGTTGGAAAGCAATGAActaaacacttgataaaaaaatatatcctaCATTACTAATCCCAACACTATTAATCCCTGcgttatttatttttctaccaaacgacccctgagtGTATAGCTATGTATGCGGGTTATATATCTGCATATTTTGCCTTCAACACCTAATTATCAGAAGTATAcagttcattttatttttttactttcaagCATCTGTATATTTGCTTCCAACCCTGTATTTTAGCTTTCTTTCTACTCGGTAAAGAGGCTGACTcgaaaatacataaacatgaaaaaaaaaacatgtttcaTTAGGCAATTCCATTTCATTAGGCCCAAATTAACAGGGTGATCCAATTCCATTTCATTAGGCCCAAGCGATCGATACGATTGAACATGTTTAGCACTTAGAAAATTCACTATGCAATTCTTCTTTCATCTTCCTCCGGTTCATCATCCACGTTTAAAGCAATATTATCTGAAGAACATTTATAACTAGGTGTGTACATGATCGGATTGGtttggattttttaaatatcaaaccaaaccatttgtgtcggatttttaaatctataaaccaaaccaaatcaataaaactcgggttattcaacctcgggttttttcgggtttttccggtaaagtattcatacaaacatataatttacttgtacttcaaatatttttttagtcctaccaaaatacaactatctaacatgtttcttaagaaaacaacacaaaatatgatatgattaatgacaataaaatatccaacaaaataataataataatgaaattgcGTGAAACAAAAATTGCAAATTAACaattcataatgaaaatgatcataatttaaaagtactaaatcatgctaaaataagtttaataagtattagttacatgactaaatattaaaggaaattaaaattagattatgtatttgaattgtctaaaccaatgtaaaaccaaagaacaaatattcaatatttttgtcattcttagtgttgaattgattttctttttgcattagtattaatttgaatttgattcaacatttattataatcaccaacatctgtggactataatctttgtTGAGTCATttagaattctaagtttcaaacttgaaataatatattaacagataaaaactatgaaaagtttaagaaatatttaaaaattatatcaaagtaaatatttttatgtataaaacaaatttttaaaattatatatgtaatgtTGGATaagtttggtctcgggttggtttttttagttaaaaccaaaccaacccaaatatagtcgggttcttttttcaataccaaatcaagtcaaaccaaccactaaTCGGATTTTTTTCGGTTTAACTCGATTTgtgatttgattcaatttttggttcgattttgtacacccctataATTATAACAAACTACTACAGGGGTGGGATGAGGTTCTTGGGTTCGACAGGAGTAGGATGTTCAAGGGGTAGGGTTAGGGGTGTTGGGTGGGTGAGATGATACAATAAATATGGAAGGTCATCcacatttttgcaaaaataaccGTAGAACCAACGAAAATTTCAGAAATGGGACCCGAAACACCCCTAaatccaaaattcaaattcttaacctcaagtttaaaaaatatatattttcacccctttttttttacctataaatacttttcatatttaattattttttctacgataatcttcttatttttttctcagtTCTTTCTTAAAATGTTCACAATTTCTTATTACTTTTGCGATTAACATCAAGatcaacttatttttttctcaatgcACTATGCATACACTAAAGAATGATCACAATTCACAAGCCATGTTGATCAACTTCACACCCTCCGCCaataaatttaaatcttatttcTCTTTAGCTCTGTCAATCTATGTTATTCAGATCCTTCAAAATCTCTACAATAATCATGCCCATCCAACATAATTTGGGTATGGATGTAAAATCCTCACCGAATTTGgtcaattattattaatttgattatcGTTTAATGTCCATTTAGTTTATACTCAGATAAAGTACTAAAAACACTTGACAATTATAcggataaaaattatttataaaatattaatttgtgatTAATCGATATGTttctacaaatacaaatttccaacacaaacaaaattaattattttgattactATATCCGAATTACAAATACATTGATCAAATGAAAAAGACCATAGAATTTATTTGCCAATACTCCACCTTAAAACTTTGATAATTTCTTGACATTTAAAGTCAACTTGTATAACATCTTCAAATATTTCCATTGCTTTTGGAGGCAAGTTTATTGTTATCAAAATGCCCTTTTTCCCTTTGTTATTTTTACAAGCCacaaagaaactaaaaaaaataatcagctTTAACAGCCCCACTATATTTTGGTTCTCCCCATCCAAAATCAACCTTATCAAATCCTACATGAAAAGTGTTTCAAATACCAAAATTCCAAGATTGTATTATTCCATGTCTCCCCTTAATAACCATAAGATCATGTATTTGGGATACctgatatattttgaaatatatatacatagggaGAGAGACGAGACTATAGAAACGAGGCGAGCGAGATACTTGGAtacaatttatttgaaataaattatacataattttgaCTT
This genomic stretch from Solanum stenotomum isolate F172 chromosome 10, ASM1918654v1, whole genome shotgun sequence harbors:
- the LOC125843099 gene encoding uncharacterized protein LOC125843099, whose protein sequence is MIGKIMFWNIRSVKSQNSFERLLNLNNKHQYSYIALLEPFQSSSELEKYRRRLGKKHAKVSCSSKIWLFWDEDWEEQDCVDTVQQITISLKHRDSNAYIKVTAVYARCSALERLELWEDLEGIANDTQVPWMVEGDFNTITDESEKLGGLPVSQLEVEDFVQCISVCALNEIKFSGSRYTWWNGRIESDCIFKRLDRVFVNNEFINELQNTEVQHLIREGSDHAPLHVTCSTSHEHLFKPFRNIADRGNRLPLHSATDQVEKSKISFGQVEQDHIWKYFPTGCNTGRXKTKEIQLEINQSGENRTALKMAEAKLKRYLHIEEDYWKQKAGMKWFQEGDRNTKFFHAYVKGRRRRLQISEIKTRQGDIITSTQNIGEEAVNVFEEQFMDTNAPSDYSMLDSIPKLITDEQNEEMGNVPTEEEIKEVVFALNGDSASGPDGFSGQFFQSCWDIVKWDIVNMVKAFFCGQELPRYITHTNLVLIPKKEVVDNFGDLRPISLSTFINKIISRLLHERLVKVLPNIIPQNQAGFLKERSIVENVLLAQEIIRDINRRNKLHNVVVKLDMAKAYDRVSWIFLTKVLRKFGFSERIIDMVVRLLTNNWYSVIVNGQSFGFFQSSRGLKQGDPLSPTLFIITAEVLARSLNQLHKDQKYKGFGLPKWSQEINHLSYADDTILFCSGQSYSMKKMMKVLIDYEKVSGQMVNLDKSLVYMHEKVPLGVCNQIKRITGIKQGSFPFTYLGCPIFYGRKKNAHFEMLINKVIKRLSSWQNRLLSFGGRYVLIAHVLQSMPIYVLSAMNPPDGVIKQLHRIFAKIFWANTAGAKNKHWVAWHNICYPKKEGGLGLRSLHDVSKALFAKLWWKFRTSTDSLWASFMWNKYCKKLHPIIAQGYGASHVWRKMIAIREEVEHEIWWQIKAGNSSFWFDNWTKQGALYHIEENAKEEEVEVKEFITESDWDKVKLLQHLTTEMTEYIMENISPPKSQSGNDVAWWMANTQGRFNVKTAWDMMRRKQEPRRDFELIWHKGLPFKLNFFIWRVWKRRIATDDNLKKMKINIVSRCWCCDRKEEETMSHLFLTAPIANRLWRYFAHFAGINIKGMHLQQLIITWWKDESTPKLHNIYRAMPTIIMWSLWLRRNAIKHGSANSWEGMMDMIMELVRQLVKTQFPWIKKMTWSWREVICRLTQYKPKIHVLGVTWRPLEDHQVKCNTDGASRGNPGMSSIGFCIRDTRGDLIYALAKGIGIATNIEAETIAILYGLRECKSRRFQNVIIETDSLSLKKIIQKAWRVPWELAEKVEEIREIMQQISATITHIFREGNDLADSLANVAMESQSEHQYLRFHELPLKERRILNVEKAQIPTLRIRTRKIIPQ